From Staphylococcus sp. M0911, a single genomic window includes:
- a CDS encoding L-lactate permease, whose amino-acid sequence MLVNSFNPFDNLVLSSIIAAIPIILFLLCLTVFKMKGIYAAVTTLVVTLLIAIPFFKLPVGIASGAVVEGFFQGIIPIGYIVMMAVLLYKITLESGQFSTIQDSITSISQDQRIQLLLIGFSFNAFLEGAAGFGVPIAICALLLAQLGFKPLQAAMLCLVANAASGAFGAIGIPVGVIDTLHLPGDVSAMGVSQTSVFTLVIINFFIPFLLIFIIDGFKGIKETLPSILVVSITYTVLQALLTVFNGPELADIIPPLASMLALALFSRKFQPKHTFRVQKDVKPEPVKHHSAKSILYAWSPFVILTIIVMIWSAPSFKNLFLPKGKLSSLVLNFNLPGTFSEVAHKPITLSLNLIGQTGTAILITIIITVLMSKKVGFGDAGRLFGVTFKELWLPILTICFILAISKITTYGGLSSAMGQGIAKTGDVFPLLSPILGWIGVFMTGSVVNNNSLFAPIQASVAQQIGTSGSLLVASNTVGGVAAKLISPQSIAIATAAVKEVGKESELLKMTLRYSVGLLIFICIWTFILSVIL is encoded by the coding sequence ATGTTAGTAAATTCATTCAATCCATTTGATAACTTAGTGTTATCTAGTATTATTGCTGCAATTCCAATTATCCTGTTTTTATTATGTTTAACTGTTTTTAAAATGAAAGGGATATATGCGGCAGTGACAACTTTAGTTGTAACACTGTTAATCGCTATTCCGTTCTTTAAACTTCCAGTAGGTATTGCTTCAGGCGCAGTTGTGGAAGGTTTCTTCCAAGGTATTATCCCTATTGGTTATATTGTTATGATGGCAGTATTACTGTATAAAATCACATTAGAATCTGGACAGTTCTCAACGATTCAAGATAGCATTACGAGCATTTCGCAAGACCAACGTATTCAATTGTTATTAATTGGATTCTCATTTAATGCCTTTTTAGAAGGGGCTGCTGGATTTGGGGTTCCTATTGCGATTTGTGCATTATTATTAGCGCAATTAGGCTTCAAACCATTACAAGCTGCTATGTTATGTTTAGTTGCAAACGCAGCTTCAGGTGCATTTGGAGCTATTGGTATTCCAGTTGGAGTTATTGATACTTTACATTTACCTGGTGATGTATCAGCTATGGGCGTTTCTCAAACATCCGTATTTACATTAGTTATTATCAACTTCTTTATTCCGTTTTTATTAATCTTTATCATTGATGGATTCAAAGGGATTAAAGAAACATTACCTTCAATCTTAGTTGTATCTATTACTTATACTGTGTTACAAGCTTTATTAACAGTATTTAATGGACCGGAATTAGCAGATATTATTCCACCATTAGCATCAATGTTAGCTTTAGCATTATTCTCTAGAAAATTCCAACCTAAACATACGTTTAGAGTTCAAAAAGACGTAAAACCTGAACCAGTAAAACACCACAGTGCTAAATCAATATTATATGCGTGGAGTCCATTTGTCATTTTAACGATCATTGTTATGATTTGGAGCGCACCATCATTCAAAAATTTATTCTTACCTAAAGGTAAGTTATCAAGCTTAGTATTAAACTTTAATTTACCAGGAACATTTAGTGAAGTGGCACATAAACCAATTACATTATCATTGAACCTGATTGGACAAACAGGTACAGCGATTTTAATTACCATTATTATTACAGTATTGATGTCTAAAAAAGTTGGTTTTGGTGATGCAGGGCGTTTATTCGGTGTAACATTTAAAGAATTATGGTTACCAATATTAACAATTTGCTTTATTTTAGCTATCTCTAAAATTACAACATATGGTGGTCTAAGTAGTGCTATGGGTCAAGGAATTGCAAAAACAGGCGATGTATTCCCATTACTATCTCCAATACTAGGTTGGATTGGTGTATTTATGACAGGTTCAGTTGTGAATAACAACTCACTTTTTGCACCTATTCAAGCTTCTGTAGCACAACAAATTGGTACGAGTGGTTCATTATTGGTTGCTTCTAATACAGTTGGTGGTGTAGCAGCGAAATTGATTTCTCCTCAATCCATTGCTATTGCAACTGCAGCTGTTAAAGAAGTAGGTAAAGAATCAGAACTATTAAAAATGACTCTAAGATACAGTGTTGGATTACTCATATTCATTTGTATTTGGACATTTATCTTATCAGTAATATTATAA
- a CDS encoding glycosyltransferase family 4 protein, whose protein sequence is MKSFTFFMHNIYAMGGTVKSISQLANTLAEKGHPVTIISVFRGNDQPYFNLHKDIKVQDLVDYRLKPTHFNAILANRIRKYTPLLKPKHLSQYEPGLNQFSSYVEKKMIKAIKRVSTDVLIGTRASFNILIAKYQNKNVTTVAMEHMNFNAHEQKFQNQIINAYRDVNKITTLTSADQSIYQSKLKTPVYVVPNIANNKRIAAQKKNIILAAGRLEYEKGFDLLLESIRLIQDDLRHLNYELHLYGDGQEKEHLKQFIDQYQLQDIVHLYPATPSLNQKLAQSKITVIPSRNEGFGMVILEAMAQDNFVISFDGNTGPDSIIKSGKNGYLVTHDDTSQLAKRIDLTMHNDEELQHIIQEGHETLKSYSAEAVYHDFMNMFT, encoded by the coding sequence ATGAAGTCGTTCACATTTTTCATGCATAATATCTATGCCATGGGCGGTACAGTTAAATCGATTTCACAACTAGCTAACACATTAGCTGAAAAGGGTCATCCTGTTACGATTATTTCTGTCTTTAGAGGCAATGATCAACCTTATTTCAACTTACACAAAGACATCAAAGTACAAGATTTAGTTGATTATCGTTTAAAACCAACTCATTTTAATGCTATTTTAGCAAATCGAATAAGAAAATATACACCCTTGTTAAAGCCTAAACATTTATCTCAATATGAACCTGGATTAAATCAATTTTCAAGTTATGTTGAGAAAAAGATGATAAAAGCTATCAAACGTGTATCAACGGATGTCCTAATTGGTACAAGAGCAAGTTTTAATATCTTAATTGCTAAATATCAGAATAAAAATGTCACTACCGTTGCTATGGAACATATGAATTTTAATGCACATGAGCAAAAATTCCAAAATCAAATCATTAATGCCTACCGTGATGTTAATAAAATCACTACGTTAACTTCAGCCGATCAATCCATATATCAATCCAAACTAAAAACGCCCGTTTATGTAGTGCCAAATATTGCTAATAATAAACGTATCGCTGCTCAAAAGAAAAATATTATTCTTGCAGCAGGCAGATTGGAATACGAAAAAGGATTTGACCTCTTATTAGAAAGTATCAGATTAATTCAAGATGACTTAAGACATTTAAACTATGAATTACATTTATATGGTGATGGACAAGAGAAAGAACATTTAAAACAATTTATCGACCAATATCAATTACAAGATATTGTACACCTTTATCCTGCCACACCATCACTTAATCAAAAGTTAGCTCAAAGTAAAATCACTGTTATACCATCTAGAAACGAAGGATTTGGAATGGTGATATTAGAAGCTATGGCACAAGATAACTTTGTCATTAGTTTCGATGGTAATACTGGTCCTGATTCAATCATTAAAAGTGGTAAGAATGGTTACTTAGTAACTCATGATGATACATCACAACTTGCTAAACGTATCGATCTAACGATGCATAATGATGAGGAACTACAACACATCATTCAAGAAGGACATGAAACACTGAAATCATATTCTGCAGAAGCCGTATACCACGACTTCATGAATATGTTCACTTAA
- the mqo gene encoding malate dehydrogenase (quinone), with product MSTQHSKTDVILIGGGIMSATLGTLLKELTPDKEIKVFEKLNQPGEESSNVWNNAGTGHSALCELNYTKEGKDGSVDISKAIKINEQFQISKQFWAYLVRTGQLENPENFIQSVPHMSFVKGTNNIEFLKRRVESLQKNVLFGKMEISEDRNKIAEWVPLMMEGRTDDEPVAITYDETGTDVNFGALTKKLFSNLQQKNVEIQYKHEVLDIKKQSNGTWLVEVKNLTNNQVTTYETDFVFIGAGGASLPLLQKTGIKESKHIGGFPVSGLFLRCKNPDVINRHHAKVYGKAEVGAPPMSVPHLDTRFVNGERSLLFGPFAGFSPKFLKTGSYLDLIKSVKPNNIVTMLSAGVKEFDLTKYLVSQLMLSNEERVDDLRVFLPNAKDEDWEVITAGQRVQVIKDTKDAKGNLQFGTEVITSEDGTLAALLGASPGASTAVDIMFDVLQRCYKDDFKSWEPAIKEMVPSFGLNLSEHEDVYHAVNKEIVKYLKVK from the coding sequence ATGAGTACACAACATAGCAAAACAGACGTCATCTTAATTGGTGGCGGTATTATGAGTGCAACACTAGGAACATTATTAAAAGAATTAACGCCTGATAAAGAAATCAAAGTATTTGAAAAGTTAAATCAACCTGGCGAAGAAAGTTCAAATGTATGGAATAATGCTGGTACAGGGCATTCAGCATTATGTGAGTTGAACTATACCAAAGAAGGTAAAGATGGATCTGTAGATATTAGTAAAGCGATTAAAATCAATGAACAATTCCAAATTTCTAAACAATTTTGGGCATATTTAGTTAGAACAGGTCAGTTAGAAAATCCTGAAAACTTTATCCAATCAGTACCACATATGAGCTTCGTTAAAGGTACAAACAATATTGAATTCTTGAAACGTCGTGTAGAAAGTCTTCAAAAAAATGTATTATTCGGTAAAATGGAAATTTCTGAAGATAGAAATAAAATTGCTGAATGGGTACCGTTGATGATGGAAGGTAGAACAGATGACGAACCAGTTGCAATTACTTATGATGAAACTGGTACAGATGTTAACTTCGGTGCTTTAACTAAAAAATTATTCAGTAATTTACAACAAAAGAATGTTGAAATTCAATATAAACACGAAGTGTTAGATATTAAAAAACAAAGTAATGGGACTTGGTTAGTTGAAGTAAAAAATTTAACTAATAATCAAGTAACAACTTATGAAACTGACTTTGTATTTATTGGTGCAGGCGGTGCAAGCTTACCATTACTGCAAAAAACAGGTATCAAAGAATCTAAACATATCGGAGGGTTCCCGGTAAGTGGATTATTCTTAAGATGTAAAAATCCTGATGTAATTAATCGCCATCATGCGAAAGTGTATGGTAAAGCAGAAGTGGGAGCACCACCTATGTCTGTACCGCACTTAGATACTCGATTTGTGAATGGCGAACGTTCATTACTATTTGGACCATTTGCAGGTTTCTCACCTAAATTCTTAAAAACAGGTTCATACTTAGATTTAATTAAATCAGTAAAACCAAATAATATCGTAACGATGTTATCAGCAGGTGTTAAGGAGTTTGATTTAACTAAATATTTAGTATCACAATTAATGCTTTCAAACGAAGAAAGAGTTGACGACTTACGAGTTTTCTTACCAAATGCTAAAGATGAAGATTGGGAAGTCATTACTGCAGGTCAACGTGTACAAGTGATTAAAGATACTAAAGATGCCAAAGGAAACCTACAATTTGGTACAGAAGTGATTACGTCAGAAGATGGCACATTAGCAGCGCTACTTGGTGCATCACCAGGTGCATCCACAGCTGTAGATATCATGTTTGACGTCCTTCAAAGATGTTATAAAGATGACTTTAAATCATGGGAACCAGCTATTAAAGAAATGGTACCTTCATTCGGTTTAAACTTATCAGAACATGAAGATGTGTATCACGCAGTAAATAAAGAAATTGTTAAATATTTAAAAGTTAAATAA
- a CDS encoding DUF3021 domain-containing protein has translation MKNIYKSLFISLMIGLLLSNFFSFLYANGHYHPLSPSSTMGTIYYHHFSEPIIMLISMSIWMLIGLLFSFNSLIFNATDWSITKSTFVHFICSYFPFTILAILAGWFPLKMMSLVSYTIIFIGIYILIWFISYLKTKKEIKNINEKLIKFNSNH, from the coding sequence ATGAAAAATATTTATAAATCCCTTTTCATTAGTTTAATGATTGGATTATTGCTTTCTAATTTTTTCAGTTTTCTCTATGCTAATGGACACTATCATCCATTGTCACCGTCTTCAACAATGGGCACAATTTATTACCATCATTTTTCAGAGCCTATCATTATGTTAATATCAATGTCTATTTGGATGCTAATAGGTCTTTTATTTTCATTTAATAGCCTAATATTCAATGCTACTGATTGGAGTATTACAAAATCTACATTTGTTCATTTTATATGTAGTTATTTTCCATTTACTATCCTTGCAATCTTAGCAGGTTGGTTCCCCTTAAAAATGATGAGTTTAGTTTCATACACCATCATTTTCATAGGCATCTACATCTTGATATGGTTTATAAGTTACTTAAAAACAAAAAAAGAAATCAAAAACATTAATGAAAAGCTTATCAAATTTAATTCTAATCATTAA
- a CDS encoding LytTR family DNA-binding domain-containing protein, producing the protein MQLKLFISPTERKQFVEIHSPQMDKSVQKIIQTVEDIDRLTEINGKLDEDIFQLKIEDIASFRTQQKQVVAVSNGKVFNTKYRLYELEEQLPNTFIRISKSEIVNQHAIIKLQLEANGLIRMYLKNLDDDYTYSSRRYLKSIKERLSL; encoded by the coding sequence GTGCAATTAAAATTATTTATTAGCCCCACTGAACGAAAGCAATTTGTAGAAATCCATTCACCACAAATGGATAAAAGTGTACAAAAAATAATTCAAACTGTTGAAGACATTGATCGTTTAACCGAAATAAATGGCAAATTAGATGAAGATATATTCCAACTAAAAATTGAAGATATCGCTAGCTTCCGTACTCAACAAAAACAAGTTGTAGCAGTATCCAATGGCAAAGTTTTCAATACTAAATACCGACTATATGAGTTAGAAGAACAACTCCCAAACACTTTCATTCGTATATCTAAGTCTGAAATTGTTAATCAACATGCCATTATTAAACTACAATTAGAAGCAAACGGATTAATACGTATGTATTTAAAGAACTTAGACGATGATTACACTTATTCCTCTAGAAGATATTTAAAATCAATTAAGGAGAGATTATCATTATGA
- a CDS encoding HAMP domain-containing sensor histidine kinase, with translation MFKTLYIRIAVYTITVILFSAFISFILTNIYYHFNLKASNDAKIMTTLKESRDFESDNNNQLNHYFKHLGQMNYQIMTVDQDGKKTFYGAKFRKDNLSQRHIKSVLNGNEYHGIKNKSFELFVTGFFDNETDNTVGLQFKNHHEIVAVFMRPDIGETFSEFRLFLAVLLTLLLLISISLVIASTYAIVRPVKQLKQGTERLMNGDFNTPIKQTRQDEIGTLQYRFDTMRQSLKQVDEMRQHFVQNVSHEIKTPLTHIRQSLVDLERAKSQNERQQSINHIYQITNQLSELTKELLLLSELDNAQHLTFSDYIQLDQLINHIVRHEHYAIDQKSLMLMSDLESTYFLGNERLIHQAVSNLISNAIKYSYDASLINIELKQIAQGIQIQVTNQGDIIDTLEQSHLFERFYKRSTDDNSNGLGLAITQSIIQLHHGKIHVTSNHQDGTTFTIILPKNI, from the coding sequence ATGTTTAAAACGTTATATATCAGAATCGCTGTCTATACTATTACTGTCATATTATTCAGTGCCTTTATTAGTTTTATTTTGACAAATATCTATTACCATTTTAATTTAAAGGCGTCTAATGATGCGAAAATCATGACAACGTTAAAAGAATCAAGAGATTTTGAAAGTGACAATAATAATCAACTTAATCATTATTTTAAACATCTTGGTCAGATGAATTATCAAATTATGACAGTTGATCAGGATGGTAAAAAAACATTCTATGGTGCAAAATTTAGAAAAGACAACTTATCACAACGTCATATTAAAAGTGTCTTAAATGGCAACGAATATCATGGTATTAAAAATAAGTCTTTCGAACTTTTTGTAACTGGCTTTTTCGATAATGAAACGGATAACACTGTAGGTTTACAATTTAAAAATCATCACGAAATCGTCGCTGTCTTTATGCGTCCTGATATTGGTGAAACATTTAGTGAGTTTAGATTATTTTTAGCAGTACTCTTAACTTTATTATTATTAATCTCTATTTCACTTGTCATCGCTTCAACCTATGCCATTGTTAGGCCTGTTAAACAATTAAAACAAGGTACAGAAAGATTAATGAATGGGGACTTTAACACTCCTATCAAACAGACCCGTCAAGATGAAATAGGCACACTACAATATCGCTTTGATACGATGCGTCAATCTTTAAAGCAAGTTGATGAAATGCGACAACATTTTGTTCAGAATGTATCACATGAAATTAAAACACCACTCACACACATTAGACAATCATTAGTCGATTTAGAACGCGCTAAAAGTCAAAATGAACGTCAACAAAGTATTAATCATATCTATCAAATTACAAACCAGTTGAGCGAACTAACAAAAGAATTACTATTACTTTCAGAACTAGATAATGCACAGCATTTAACATTTTCGGATTATATTCAACTCGATCAATTAATCAATCACATTGTACGACATGAACATTACGCTATCGATCAAAAATCACTTATGCTGATGTCAGATTTAGAGTCTACTTATTTCCTAGGAAATGAAAGACTGATACATCAGGCCGTTAGTAATCTTATTAGCAATGCCATCAAGTATTCTTACGATGCATCACTCATTAATATTGAATTGAAACAAATAGCTCAAGGCATTCAAATTCAAGTTACTAATCAAGGTGATATCATCGACACGTTAGAGCAATCTCATTTGTTTGAGCGCTTTTACAAGCGTAGTACAGATGACAATAGTAACGGGTTGGGTCTAGCTATTACACAATCTATAATCCAGCTCCATCACGGAAAAATACACGTTACTAGTAACCATCAAGATGGTACAACCTTTACAATTATTTTGCCCAAAAATATATAA
- a CDS encoding response regulator transcription factor, whose product MNRCLIVDDDPKILNYVVTHLEKEHFYTYTHTNGEEALHFLDNHPVDIAIVDIMMHGMDGFELCHMIKEVYDLPVIMLTARDALSDKERAFISGTDDYLTKPFEVKELIYRIKAVLRRYHIHADETLTIGNLTLHQAYMEVVVNGKTMTLPNKEFQLLFLLASNEKQIFSRTHLIEKIWGYDYEGDERTIDVHIKRLRQRLQQLDSDVTIKTVRGQGYKVEHHV is encoded by the coding sequence ATGAATCGTTGCCTTATTGTAGATGATGATCCTAAAATATTAAATTACGTTGTAACACATTTAGAAAAAGAACATTTCTATACATATACGCATACAAATGGTGAAGAAGCACTTCATTTTCTTGATAATCATCCAGTCGATATTGCAATCGTGGATATTATGATGCATGGGATGGATGGATTTGAATTATGTCATATGATTAAAGAAGTTTATGATTTACCAGTGATTATGTTAACGGCGAGAGATGCACTTAGTGATAAAGAACGTGCATTTATAAGTGGGACGGATGATTATTTAACTAAGCCTTTTGAAGTTAAAGAGTTGATCTATCGTATTAAGGCTGTCTTACGTCGTTACCACATCCATGCGGATGAAACATTAACGATTGGGAATTTAACGTTACATCAAGCTTATATGGAAGTAGTAGTAAATGGTAAAACGATGACATTACCTAACAAAGAATTTCAACTTTTATTTCTATTAGCTTCAAATGAAAAGCAAATATTTTCTAGGACACATCTTATCGAAAAAATATGGGGTTATGATTACGAAGGTGATGAAAGAACTATTGACGTACATATAAAACGATTGCGACAACGATTGCAGCAACTAGATTCAGACGTGACAATTAAAACAGTACGTGGTCAAGGTTATAAGGTAGAACATCATGTTTAA
- a CDS encoding ABC transporter permease encodes MKLAWNEIKFYKFRYVLIMLIIVLLSLMVLFISGLAQGLARENVSMFDQFKSTHYITQDMKEPQIEKSHLSSKQQMKINKVINIKPTQMNIQSLEVAGNNDEDVLTMYSPQEQQFDLKEGQLPTKKNQIAVNQKLTGEGIKIGDDIQFKHHQQTYKVTGVLDDAMYAHSSIVLMNQKGFQDINRLYALFYPVNTLSQQEEKQINDIPGIKVTSTGELKANIASYQAEQAPLKMMVMSLFVITAIVLSAFFYVMTIQKVSEIGILKAIGIKTRHLLTSLLLQILIVTLLSVVISVGIIAGIAMILPVTMPFHLNTINYILVIGIFIIVAIVGALLSFIKVVKVDPIEAIGGGE; translated from the coding sequence ATGAAATTAGCATGGAATGAAATTAAATTTTATAAGTTTAGATATGTATTAATCATGTTAATCATTGTCTTATTAAGCTTAATGGTGTTATTTATTAGTGGTTTAGCACAAGGACTAGCTAGAGAAAATGTGTCTATGTTCGATCAATTTAAATCAACACATTATATTACTCAAGATATGAAAGAACCTCAGATTGAAAAATCTCATCTATCATCAAAACAGCAAATGAAAATTAATAAGGTGATTAATATAAAGCCAACTCAAATGAATATACAAAGTTTAGAAGTGGCTGGTAATAATGATGAAGATGTACTCACAATGTATTCTCCACAAGAACAGCAATTTGATTTGAAGGAAGGACAACTACCTACAAAGAAGAATCAAATTGCAGTGAATCAAAAACTGACAGGTGAAGGTATTAAAATAGGGGACGATATTCAGTTCAAACACCATCAACAAACATATAAAGTTACAGGCGTTCTTGATGATGCAATGTATGCACATAGCTCTATCGTATTGATGAATCAAAAGGGGTTCCAGGATATTAATAGACTATATGCGTTATTTTATCCTGTTAACACACTATCTCAACAGGAAGAAAAGCAAATAAACGATATTCCAGGAATCAAAGTGACGAGTACCGGTGAATTGAAAGCAAACATCGCAAGTTATCAAGCTGAACAAGCACCTTTAAAAATGATGGTGATGAGTCTGTTCGTTATTACAGCAATCGTTCTGAGTGCTTTCTTTTATGTCATGACCATTCAAAAAGTATCAGAAATTGGCATTTTAAAAGCAATAGGAATCAAAACAAGACATTTACTGACTTCTTTATTACTTCAAATTCTAATAGTGACATTATTATCCGTAGTCATTTCAGTCGGTATAATTGCTGGTATTGCTATGATTTTACCTGTGACCATGCCATTTCATTTAAATACAATAAATTATATTTTAGTGATTGGTATTTTTATTATCGTTGCTATAGTCGGCGCATTATTATCATTTATTAAAGTTGTTAAGGTTGATCCAATAGAAGCAATAGGAGGTGGAGAATAG
- a CDS encoding ABC transporter ATP-binding protein, with protein sequence MSLQVNHLVKTFGKGDTETKVLKDIDITIEPGEFVILSGASGSGKSTLLSILGGLLSQTKGEINYQGKPLFSNTRRNTERRLTDIGFIFQSSHLVPYLSVRDQLTIVGREAGMSKKEANQRASKLLMDIGLSDKLNAFPHMLSGGQKQRVAIMRALMNDPKLLLADEPTASLDAKRALSVVKMIKEEIINNDMCGIMVTHDQRLFEYADKVIYLEDGKIAKYIN encoded by the coding sequence GTGTCATTACAAGTTAATCATCTTGTGAAAACATTTGGTAAAGGAGATACTGAAACAAAGGTATTGAAAGATATTGATATCACAATTGAACCAGGAGAGTTTGTTATACTTTCTGGTGCTTCAGGTTCAGGAAAATCTACTTTATTATCCATTCTAGGTGGTTTACTTTCCCAAACAAAAGGAGAGATTAATTACCAAGGAAAGCCATTATTTTCAAATACTCGACGTAATACTGAACGTCGTTTAACGGATATTGGATTTATATTCCAATCATCTCATTTAGTGCCTTATTTATCAGTGAGGGATCAACTTACAATTGTAGGAAGAGAAGCAGGAATGTCTAAAAAGGAAGCAAATCAACGAGCGTCGAAGTTATTAATGGACATTGGATTATCAGACAAATTAAATGCCTTTCCTCATATGTTATCGGGTGGACAAAAGCAAAGAGTTGCGATTATGAGAGCATTGATGAATGATCCTAAACTGTTATTAGCAGATGAACCAACAGCTAGTTTAGATGCTAAACGAGCATTATCCGTAGTAAAAATGATTAAAGAGGAAATTATAAATAATGATATGTGTGGCATTATGGTCACACATGACCAACGATTGTTTGAATATGCTGATAAAGTCATTTACCTTGAAGATGGCAAGATTGCAAAGTATATCAATTGA
- a CDS encoding YdcF family protein produces the protein MIPLILTLLIIMIVLSLLINQYVTLSVTGFISTIILGFLNLIFHLITYSIPYELMVLMLILISFCLFKHHAILFNPRGRQFIKQMGLSVMRLTLFISACYYIIFSPLLIINGIALWLCLIGFTTLYAFLCYLIWSSVFGSRHFIQSVDLIIVLGAGIFTEEVTPMLKERLDRALEIYHHSEHKPQLLVSGGQGPDEPIPESIAMQRYLIKQGVPNDNILLEQQSTNTHTNFVYSKEIILQYFNNMPKMVCVTSQFHILRALKLAQNLDIPTYGVGSHTPYHFFHIALIRDFLGVMYQYRLLLTIYFALTFWISIIILWIK, from the coding sequence ATGATTCCTTTGATTTTAACATTACTTATCATCATGATTGTCTTGTCATTATTAATTAACCAGTACGTCACTTTGAGTGTGACAGGATTTATTTCTACTATTATATTAGGTTTCTTGAATTTAATATTTCATCTCATTACGTATAGCATTCCATATGAATTGATGGTGCTTATGCTTATTTTAATCTCATTTTGTTTATTTAAACACCATGCTATTTTGTTTAATCCGCGTGGTCGTCAATTTATTAAACAAATGGGTTTGAGCGTCATGCGCTTAACGTTATTTATTAGTGCTTGTTACTATATTATCTTTTCACCGTTACTTATTATTAATGGCATTGCATTATGGCTATGTTTGATTGGATTTACAACATTATATGCATTTCTTTGTTATCTCATATGGTCATCTGTCTTTGGTTCACGTCATTTCATTCAATCAGTTGATTTAATTATTGTATTAGGGGCAGGTATATTTACTGAAGAAGTGACACCAATGTTAAAAGAACGATTAGACCGTGCACTTGAAATTTATCATCATTCTGAACATAAGCCTCAACTACTTGTATCAGGCGGACAGGGGCCAGATGAACCTATACCAGAGTCAATCGCAATGCAACGATATTTGATTAAACAAGGCGTCCCTAATGACAATATTTTATTAGAACAACAATCTACTAATACACACACAAACTTTGTATACTCTAAAGAAATTATTCTTCAATATTTTAACAATATGCCAAAGATGGTATGTGTCACAAGTCAGTTTCATATATTGCGAGCACTCAAGTTAGCCCAAAATTTAGATATTCCAACCTATGGTGTTGGCAGTCATACGCCTTATCATTTCTTCCATATTGCTTTAATTAGAGACTTTTTAGGCGTGATGTATCAATACCGATTACTTTTAACGATATATTTTGCACTCACATTTTGGATAAGTATCATCATTTTATGGATAAAATAA
- a CDS encoding MarR family transcriptional regulator, which produces MTRQLEDHIAFLEMFINNVNTLTAKLLKDLQNEYGISVEQSNVLAMLNNESMTISQITEKQGVNKAAVSRRISKLLDVGLVVLEKPNANIDQRLKFITLSKKGKAYMEKRKTLINDIAMDFTKDFSSEDLDQVRHILEVINYRMTNYSSKLS; this is translated from the coding sequence ATGACTAGACAATTAGAAGATCATATCGCATTTTTAGAAATGTTTATCAATAATGTAAATACTTTAACTGCTAAATTGTTGAAAGATTTACAAAATGAATACGGCATTTCCGTCGAACAATCCAATGTTTTAGCAATGCTTAATAATGAATCGATGACAATAAGTCAAATTACAGAAAAACAAGGTGTTAATAAAGCAGCGGTAAGCAGAAGAATTAGTAAATTATTAGATGTAGGATTAGTTGTTCTAGAAAAGCCCAATGCTAATATCGATCAAAGGCTAAAGTTTATAACTTTATCTAAAAAAGGCAAGGCCTACATGGAGAAGCGTAAAACATTGATTAATGATATCGCAATGGATTTTACAAAAGATTTCTCTTCCGAAGATTTAGATCAAGTGAGACATATCTTAGAAGTTATTAATTATCGAATGACAAATTACAGCTCTAAATTATCGTAA